GCAGTCAATACATCAAGTCGTCTTATTGATGCCTGCCAATGGAAAGTTTTTGTTGAGGCATTACATTTACTGTTAGGTCAATTACATGGCCATCTAGCAACAATGTCATATATTTAGGGTTAGCAATATGTGTTTTGAGTTCTTACTTCCTCAGGTGGTGAATTGTGTGTCATATTGCCGAGGCCAATATGCACCAAAAAAAAAGATGCAGGCAAAAGAATCTATAAAAAGCCACGAAGAAATCTGATCATTCTGGATCCTATTTTGACCGGTTGCACATCAAAATATCCCTCATGCATTCACTGAACATGTTAGATGAAACATTGTAGCTAACTTTCATGTCGGTCTTGGCACTGGCAAAGTCGAGATCCCTGCCACTAATGGAAAGTGACTGTGTACTTATCGTTATCGAGCAAAATGGGTAAATTTATTGTGATATGGCTTCATGTCCATAACACACAGGTCTACCCCTccccccctgcacacacacacacacacacactgtagagatTTGATTGTGTAAGCAATATTGTGGAAACCTCAGCCGGCATGCCTGATGATAATACTATAGGGCTATGCCTTAGTAATGACTGAGGAGCTATTGCCATGTCACCGtactgagtggcacagtggtctaaggcactgcatcccagtgcaagaggcgtcactacagtccctggttccatccaggctgtatcacaaccggccatgattgggagtcacatagggcggcgcaaaattggtccagcgtcgtctgggtttggccagggttggccgtcacttgcctagttaaataaaggtgaaatattttaaaaaaaataatctgcagcgccagctgtgtcatcagagactctgggtttgcgcccaggctctgtcgtaaccggccgcgaccgggaggtccgtggggagacgcacaattggcctagcgtcgtccgggttagggagggcttggccggtagggatgtccttgtctcagcgcgcaccagcgactcccgtggcgggccgggcgcagtgcgcgctaattaaggttgccaggtgcacggtgtttcctccgacacatggTGCAGCTGGCTCCCGGGTTGGATGCATGaggtgcggcttggttgggttgtgtatcggaggacgcatgactttcaacctttgtctctcccgagcccgtacgggagttgttgcgatgagacaagatagtagctactaaaacaattagataccacgaaattggggagaattttttatattttttataaaaaataaaaacatccaaAGCAACGTTGTATAGCATATTCACCGAAAATTACAGATGTAACCAAAATGCGCCGGTAAGAGGGCAATGTCCGTGTCGGTAGTTTTCTGTTTATCTTCCTAGCTCTAGGGAAGGGGCGTAGGGTTGATTTCAGTCGGGGTGTTAGACAGATAAGGGAACGTTTTATAAAGGAAATGTAGCAATTACTTACAGCTGAAATGTAGCAATTACTTACACACCCTTTGTACAAATTATACATATTTTTGCACATAGCTACCTTAAATGTTAAATGTTGTGTAGACAACGCATTTAACCTACATTTCTCCTGTAAGTGACCCTGGAAAAGAGCGTCTGTTAAAAGACTAAAGGTACATACCCCCAGCGGTCGAGGGTGGTGAGGGGAGTAGTGGCAGGATGGTCGGTCTCCGTCTATGTCTCTGTCAGGGTCCTCCGGTGTTCCTGGGTCGCCCTCATAACTGGACAAATGACCGTCCctgtcctctcctgccctctgccAGACAGGGGCTGGGGGGTCCTGGGTCGAGGCTGGAGGGACGGGGGTGGAGGATAGGACAGCAGCGCCCCCACCACCTGGtaccctgtacacacacagagagagacagagagacagagagacagagagagagagagacagagagacagagagagagagagaggagagagagagagagagagagagagagagagagagagagagagagagagagagagagagagagagagagagagagagagagagagagagaggagagagagagagaggagagagagagagaagagagagagagaggagagagagagagagagagagagagagagagagagagagagagagagaaagaaagaggagaaaaATTGAAAGGTAGAACATTTTTAGAACTTGACACTAACATGACCTACAAAACGAACAAGCGTCAAAATCCCCTTGTTTCACTTGGATTCATTTGGATTCTAGATTCTGCTATCAACAGTAGTTTACATCACCCCCTAGTGGTGTGAGTTTGAACTGAgtgattaaaaaaataatctaATCAAAGTTCattggttgcgtacacagatttgcaggtgttatagcaggtgcagcaaaatgcttatgttactagctccaacagtgcagtacaatGTCTTGCAAATATGCAACTTTGGTCTAACTTCGGTCTAATGTTCCTGAGAAGCAAACACAGCATCTTCATTGAACAAATATCCATAACAAGTATACGATTCCATTGAATGAATAGAAGCTATACATTGACTTTGGCCTCAGTGCTGCCCCCTACCTGGGTATGTGTGCATTAGCCAGCCGCAGTTTGAGAGTGGAGACGGTTCTGCCATTGTGGCAGTGGGGGGGCAGGGTGGAGGGGGTAGTGTCATTGGCAGGGCTGCTCTGACTGCCCCCCTGTGActccctcctctgccctccctccttctctttctccttcgctCTGCCCTTGTGTTCTGCCAGGAGGATATCAAACTCTTTCTGCCTGCCTGGGACGGCCCGCCGGTGGATCAGGGAGTgagtctggaacacacacacacacaatatgataACAAAGAGAAGTGGGCATAAGAGAgcaataaaaacacatttaaatgaGACTTCAAATGTAGCTTTCCCTGGTATCAAGGAAAATAAAGCACACAAGGCAAAATAAAGTAATGCGAACTGATGGTCAGAATAAGCTGTGTAGCCAATGGGAAGTGAGGTTAgaggtcagtgtgtctcaccttgCAGGTGAGTGATCGCGTGCAGGACCGTTTGCTCTCCGGGTCCTGGACTCCACAGTGCTTGTTCGGGTCAAACACCCTCCCTGTAAACACCagacggagagagaaaaaaacaaaccaGGTCATCACGGCTGATTTCAGAATTTTGTCTTCCGGAGTACCACGAAGACATCTTTTGCCAATATATCGTGAATGACAGGAGAGAAGTGTCTTACAAAGTCGTGTTATAGGACCTACAGTAGACTGTTGTTCGACTGAAACTTCCCAAATTCTCCTGAGAAGTTTTCCCCCGGAGTTAAACACTTCAATTGTTCCTGTAATCTTCCACATGTCATCTCTATAATCTAGCTAGATAGTCTGAGTTATGGGAGTggttgggagtgtgtgtgtgtgtttgggagatGAGAgtgtatgttcatgtgtgtgagtgtgtgtacgcgGGAGatgaaacgtgtgtgtgtgtgtgtgttagtgcgtgtgtGTTACCGCTTGTGTGGGAGATGAgaagtgtgtgtctctctctcaggagtATGTGTTTAGGAGATGAGAGTAGATGAGGCCAGTTGGGAGTCCCAAGCGGTGGGAAGGTTTTTAAGGAGCAGACGCCTTGGCAGCAGTAGCTCATGAATTACACTTACTTTTAAATCATAGAGTCGGAGGTACGCACAGAACAGAGACAACAACAtacggagagagatagagagagagagagagagagagagagactgggacaagagacaggagagaggagtaaaggaagagaggaaagaaaggagaaaggcaagaggaagagagagagagagagagagaggggggagagagagagagagaggagagagagagagagagactgggacaagagacaagagacaggAGTAAAGGAAGAGATGAAAGAAATGAGAAAGGCAAGAGAggtgagatgaagagagagagggggaagagagagagagagagagagagagagagaggcggaagaACAAAGACATaggagagctggagagaaagGTACGAGGGAAGTCTCCTCCACAGTAGAATTAGCAAGGCCCCAGTGCATAGGATTAGTGTTGAGCAACAGCCTCCAGTCTCTCTTCTTTCAAACAGCCCCCACCCATGCCGAGTTCCTAACCCATCATATGAATCTGTTCATGCCCCATCACTCCCATGACTGGGCAGCTTTCAAAGGTTAGGGGAGATAAGGAATATGGAGGGGTTTTACACTTGGAAACATATTTATACCATGACCTTTTATGGTGCTTAGATAGATATGCACCATCCTGGTGGAAGAGTTTAAGCTGATACACATTGCATACCAGATAAAAAGGTACATTAATACATTGTATGTTCTCTCCATCGGTCGTTGTGTCTATTCACCTTGGAGGAGGATGAAGTTGGCTGACCTCTGGTCAGTTTTGATCCCTGATTATAATACTGCAGATATAatgtatgccatttagcagacgcttttatccaaaaaGCGACTAACATCATGCATTAATACAATTTCCGTGtgggtggccccagcgggaatcaaGCCCATGATCATTGGCGTCGCAAGCACCATtccaccaactgagccacacaggaccatgaTAATGATTAAAAAGGTAGGATTGGGAGtagggtaaactgatcctagatctgtggttagacTGTGTTCTCACCTGACAGTCTCCTGTGAGGCCTGGGGGTCTTGGTTCCATTCTGCTGTTTCCTGTCCAGGGGGGAAGGGGTTGCAGGGGTCCGAggggagggggagtgggaggcGGAGGGTCTGCGGTGGTCCAGGGGGGAGAGGCTAGAGGGCCGTTTATCCACGGGAGAGCGGGCCGGGCTGGGCCGTCGGTCCACCGAGGGGGGTGTGGAGGAGCAAGGGGCCGTGGGGCCACGACCGTTCACCAGCATTTCCTGAGACCCCCTGAGGGGAGCTGGGGGGGTCAGGGAGGGtttgagggaggagggagaggagtaggagggggaggaagaaaaGCAGTGGCCTCTGACATGTGTTCCGCTCTCTGTCCGGCCCAGACATGGCATCTTCTCCAGACTCACTACTGGCAACGACAcactggagagagaaagggggatggaGCGACAGATAaagcaagagagagggatgagagagggggggggtgctaATTGATTGAGTGGAAAGTTcaggattttttaaaattaaaataaatgtataataattaataataataataataaccatgaCAGGGTTCAATGCAGGAAATTCAATGCAGAAAATTCAATGCAGGAAAATTCTGGATGTTCACAAGATTTGGCCAGTGTGTGTACTCACCATGTCTTGCTGCGGACACCCTTGGGAGGGTAGACAGCGAGCGGGGCCTTGTTGAAGCGGGAGTGGGGGTAGTCTCTGGGGACCCTGAAGGGCAGAGGGGGAGTAGGACCCGGGGTGGGGGACACTGCCACATTGGGCTTCACAGAGGCCACTGGACCCCTGGAGGGACATGGGGAGCCGTGCCGACgctctgagagacacacacacacacagagggtcagGAGAAATACAGACTGAACATACACAGCGAGAACACATCTTGTAAACACCCAGCACCATGAGAACGTCTTAACGCTGTAGATCACGGACTAGTCAGTTATGCACACAGTGGATCTGTGATGTTTGCAAGTGATCCATGGCTCCATTTGACTGTACAGGTTGACCTTTATTAGGCGTCGTATCGGTGCGAGTCGCACATTCTATACTGTCACTCACTCAAACCTTCCTCTTTTGTTGGGCAGCTAAAAGCACAATTTGGTCAAACAGTAAAGTGCATTATACATTATACAGTAAAGTAAATGATACAGTAAAGTACAtgatacagtaaagtacattatACTCATGATTCCTATAATGTAAGTGTCTGTTTCACTGGGACCTATGACGTGATGAGCCACTTTCCTCTCCAGGAAAAAAGTGTGTTTTCCGATtgtaaaaacatttcaaaatccAATTGCAGGAACAACACAGCTTTAGACGCAATTACTGTTGTCCATGTTGAAGAGAGGAGAGTCTCAGCTTTTTATAGAGATCATTTTGTtgggttacagcctgaatttaacatgGATTAAATGTAACAACAATTGACACTGGCCTACAcaccataacgtcaaagtggaataataTTTAgctaaatgtttacaaattaattaaaagtgaaaagctgaaatgtcttgagtcaataattatttaaccctttgttatggcaagactaAACACGTTCAGGAGTGAACATAATAACAAGTGTCATGAactcactgtgtgtgcaataacagtgtttaacatgatttttgaatgactacctcacctctgtaccccacacatacaattatctgtaaggcccctcagtccagcagtgaatttcaaacacagattcaaccacaaagaccagggagattgtcCAATGCCTGACAAcaaaaagggcacctattggtagatgagcaaaattttaaaaagcagacattaaatatccctttgtcgatggtgaagttattaattatactttggatggtgtatcaatacacccactcactgcaaagatacaggtgtctttcctaactcagttgccggagaggaaggaaaccactcagggattttcaccatgaggccaatggcgaCTTTAAAACAGATAGAGTCAAATAGCTGTGATTGgacaaaactgaggatggatcaacaacattgtagttactcattaatactaacctaaatgacagagtgaaaataaggaaacCTGTactgaatacaaatattccaaaatatgcaacaaggcactaaagtaatattgcaaagcgattcactttttgtcctgaatacaaagttatgtttggagaaaatcaCATTACTCACCattttttcaagcatagtggtggctgcataatgttatggttatgcttgtaaCCATTAAGGAGTGAGATGTTTTtcatgataaaaataaaaaaaataaacggaatggagctaagcacaggcaaaatcctagaggaaaacctggttcagtctgctttctaccagacatTGGGAGACGAATGAACcttttcatcaggacaataacctaaatcacaagggcaaatctacactggagttgcttaccaagaaacaGTGAAAggtcctgagtggccgagttacagtttttacttaaatattcttgaaaatatatggcaagacttaaaaatggTTGTCAACTTGACagcgcttgaagaattttttaaagaaaaattggcaaaatgttgcacaatccatgtgtgtaaagctcttagagacttacccataaagactcacatctgtaatcactgacaaaggtgattctaacatgtattgagtcagggggttgaatacttatctaatcatttatttattttaaacaaaTGTTCAAATTGTTCTTCCACGACTATTTGTTGtggacaattaaatccattttaattccactttgtaacaacaaaatgtggaaaaagtcaaggggtgtgaataccttctgaaggcactgtatccctCTCATTATTACCTTAGGCCTACCATATTTGTaggttgtttttttttaaacgtaaaaCTTTGAGATATCTAACAGAGTTCtaggctacagtgccttgcgaaagtattcggcccccttgaactttgcaaccttttgccacatttcaggcttcaaacataaagatataaaactgtattttttttgtgaagaatcaacaacatgtgggacacaatcatgaagtggaacgacatttattggatatttcaaacttttttaacaaatcaaaaactgaaaaattgggcgtgcaaaattattcagcccctttactttcagtgcagcaaactctctccagaagttcagtgtgttacggctctcttctatctcctcctctgacgaagaggtagaacaaggatcggaccaaaatgcagcgtggttagttcgatacatgtttaatgaaaacgaatacgaacaatacaaaaacaacaaacggaaaatgtgaaaacctatacagcctgtctggtgaaaacaaacacactgacacaggaacaatcacccacgaaaacactcacagaatatggcttaaacatcccaaggagcactgtgcaagcgataatattgaaatggaaggagtatcagaccactgcaaatctaccaagacctggccgtccctctaaactttcagctcatacaaggagaagactgattagagatgcagccaagaggcccatgatcactctggatgaaatgcagagatctacagctgaggtgggagactctgtccataggacaacaatcagtcgtatattgcacaaatctggcctttatggaagagtggcaagaagaaagccatttcttaaagatatccataaaaagtgttgtggcttgtggcaaactttaaacctgggagacacaccaaacatgtggaagaaggtgctctggtcagatgaaaccaaaatggaactttttggcaacaatgcaaaacattatgtttggcgtaaaagcaacacagctcatcaccctgaacacaccatccccactgtcaaacatggtggtggcagcatcatggtttgggcctgcttttcttcagcagggacagggaagatggttaaaattgatgggaagatggatggagccaaatacaggaccattctggaaggaaacctgatggagtctgcaaacgacctgagactggaacggagatttgtcttccaacaagacaatgatccaaaacataaagcaaaatctacaatggaatggttcaaaaataaacatatccaggtgttagaatggccaagtcaaagtccagacctgaatccaattgagaatctgtggaaagaactgaaaactgctgttcacaaatgctctccatccaacctcactgagctcgagctgttttgcaaggaggaatgggaaaaaatgtcagtctctcgatgtgcaaaactgatagagacataccccaagcgacttacagctgtaatcgcagcaaaaggtggcgctccaaagtattaacttaagggggcccaatttttcagtttttgatttgttaaaaaagtttgaaatatccaataaatgtcgttccacttcatgattgaagcctgaaatgtggcaaaaggtcgcaaagttcaagggggccgaatactttcgcaaggcactgtatatgaattGCTTGAACATGAAATAGCGCGGTGGGAGAAATCATCCactattggagagagagagaaaaaaataaatcacattttCTGACTGGACATTTAGCGCCGCTTGGTGAAACTAGGCCATGTCTTCATTGTTCTCTTGCATTCTGTAAATATAAGGTATTCATTGAAATAGGCTACAGCAAATAGGAATATAGACAGTTTCCTCGGAATGTCACCCACGCACTGCCCTACACCACCGGACTCCGCTTCTCTCTTTATTTTAAAACGGCCAGTCAAGTTGAAATAGGTTAGGCATCGTCTGTCACATTATGTCGTCGTCACCATCGACAATGGCTGTCGATCATCCTCGATATAGACATAATATCGCCCAACCCTAGTTACAAGTGCATCCTTAAAAGCTGCTGGGGTTTAAACTCCTTCTCTTTTACAAAAAGTGAATAGCTCAATTGATAGCAAGAGAGTTACACATTGTAGGCCTACTCGATTAC
Above is a genomic segment from Oncorhynchus kisutch isolate 150728-3 linkage group LG19, Okis_V2, whole genome shotgun sequence containing:
- the LOC109864321 gene encoding ataxin-7-like protein 1 isoform X1, giving the protein MATLDRQLPNPDTFLCKPWSTFISAAKLHYSDNSLVGNRLKELYNNWEGTKLSKEEMHVFGQFPNQEDFCLVVCNVCNQVVKPQGILTHYERRHGSPCPSRGPVASVKPNVAVSPTPGPTPPLPFRVPRDYPHSRFNKAPLAVYPPKGVRSKTCVSLPVVSLEKMPCLGRTESGTHVRGHCFSSSPSYSSPSSLKPSLTPPAPLRGSQEMLVNGRGPTAPCSSTPPSVDRRPSPARSPVDKRPSSLSPLDHRRPSASHSPSPRTPATPSPLDRKQQNGTKTPRPHRRLSGRVFDPNKHCGVQDPESKRSCTRSLTCKTHSLIHRRAVPGRQKEFDILLAEHKGRAKEKEKEGGQRRESQGGSQSSPANDTTPSTLPPHCHNGRTVSTLKLRLANAHIPRVPGGGGAAVLSSTPVPPASTQDPPAPVWQRAGEDRDGHLSSYEGDPGTPEDPDRDIDGDRPSCHYSPHHPRPLGCCAFNSRLMGRGHYVFDRRWDRMRLALHCMVEKHVNAQMWRKMPLAAESPPSPSSLTPPPPISSPSFPPSTNGAFSLGSYSTAFPQNASAAGLFGIRDPSLATVSALGKPRNGTSTKPIRPPGATGVAAKKRRTTLPSSFDTLRGNNSSYHTLTPTPMLSSGFPPLSGRRKTLGHSASEVGVRAEDWYSNPDPTNTTPYPLTTDHQSPLPPPSPLAHGGGVEGRKRRSPSAYGGGGKPSKVTKAAAGLDGIFRRNSTGLLASGPESPRQSKLHH
- the LOC109864321 gene encoding ataxin-7-like protein 1 isoform X2, with protein sequence MHSQNQRRHGSPCPSRGPVASVKPNVAVSPTPGPTPPLPFRVPRDYPHSRFNKAPLAVYPPKGVRSKTCVSLPVVSLEKMPCLGRTESGTHVRGHCFSSSPSYSSPSSLKPSLTPPAPLRGSQEMLVNGRGPTAPCSSTPPSVDRRPSPARSPVDKRPSSLSPLDHRRPSASHSPSPRTPATPSPLDRKQQNGTKTPRPHRRLSGRVFDPNKHCGVQDPESKRSCTRSLTCKTHSLIHRRAVPGRQKEFDILLAEHKGRAKEKEKEGGQRRESQGGSQSSPANDTTPSTLPPHCHNGRTVSTLKLRLANAHIPRVPGGGGAAVLSSTPVPPASTQDPPAPVWQRAGEDRDGHLSSYEGDPGTPEDPDRDIDGDRPSCHYSPHHPRPLGCCAFNSRLMGRGHYVFDRRWDRMRLALHCMVEKHVNAQMWRKMPLAAESPPSPSSLTPPPPISSPSFPPSTNGAFSLGSYSTAFPQNASAAGLFGIRDPSLATVSALGKPRNGTSTKPIRPPGATGVAAKKRRTTLPSSFDTLRGNNSSYHTLTPTPMLSSGFPPLSGRRKTLGHSASEVGVRAEDWYSNPDPTNTTPYPLTTDHQSPLPPPSPLAHGGGVEGRKRRSPSAYGGGGKPSKVTKAAAGLDGIFRRNSTGLLASGPESPRQSKLHH